From the genome of Sulfurovum sp. NBC37-1, one region includes:
- a CDS encoding pyruvate flavodoxin oxidoreductase subunit gamma: MTEIRWHSRAGQGAVSGAKGLGDVVATTGKEVQAFALYGSAKRGAALRAYNRIADEQILNHAKFMHPDYVLVIDPALAYTDTITEHEKDETKYIITTHLGKDELIAGIPDLQGKEDRVFVVDCIQISLDTIGRSMPNSPMLGAFVKVSGMFELDYFLENMKRVLKKFPQKIIDANMEAITRAYNEVK; this comes from the coding sequence ATTAGATGGCACAGCCGTGCTGGTCAGGGTGCTGTAAGTGGTGCCAAAGGTCTGGGAGATGTTGTTGCAACAACAGGAAAAGAAGTACAGGCATTTGCTCTTTATGGTTCAGCCAAAAGAGGTGCTGCGCTAAGGGCATACAACCGAATTGCCGATGAGCAGATCCTAAACCATGCAAAATTCATGCATCCTGACTATGTATTGGTCATCGACCCGGCATTGGCCTATACAGATACGATTACTGAACATGAGAAAGATGAAACAAAATATATCATTACTACACACCTCGGTAAAGATGAACTGATCGCGGGCATTCCTGACCTTCAGGGGAAGGAAGACAGAGTATTTGTCGTCGACTGTATTCAGATCTCTCTCGATACCATTGGTAGATCCATGCCTAACTCACCGATGTTGGGTGCTTTTGTAAAAGTATCGGGTATGTTTGAACTGGATTACTTTTTGGAAAATATGAAAAGAGTGCTTAAAAAATTCCCGCAAAAGATCATTGATGCGAATATGGAAGCAATAACCAGAGCATATAACGAAGTTAAATAA
- a CDS encoding 4Fe-4S dicluster domain-containing protein — MQDLHLCAAEKRGIHQLGGDERVGWDEVTQGIILTSFEGDASEIVHQKAEQRHYSDFNSYTASVASWRVEKPVFNIDVCIDCQNCWVWCPDTSIISRDKQMLGIDYDHCKGCGVCVEVCPTNPKSLLMFNEQSGLDEALAAWPEKKKKEEK; from the coding sequence ATGCAAGATTTACATTTATGTGCAGCAGAAAAAAGAGGAATTCATCAGCTTGGCGGTGATGAGCGTGTAGGATGGGATGAAGTGACACAGGGTATCATACTTACTTCTTTTGAAGGAGATGCCTCAGAAATTGTTCACCAAAAAGCGGAACAGAGACATTATTCGGATTTCAACTCCTATACGGCATCGGTGGCTTCCTGGAGAGTGGAAAAGCCGGTATTTAACATCGATGTATGTATCGATTGTCAAAACTGTTGGGTATGGTGCCCGGATACATCTATTATCTCTAGAGACAAGCAGATGCTGGGGATCGATTATGACCACTGTAAAGGATGCGGGGTATGTGTTGAAGTATGTCCGACAAACCCGAAATCGCTTTTAATGTTCAATGAGCAGTCTGGATTGGATGAAGCACTTGCTGCATGGCCAGAGAAAAAGAAAAAAGAAGAGAAGTAA
- a CDS encoding 2-oxoacid:ferredoxin oxidoreductase subunit alpha, with protein MAEKFDLNDREVWDGNYAASQALRQAQIDVVAAYPITPSTPIVENYGAYVANGYVDGEYVMVESEHAAMSGCVGASAAGGRVATATSSQGFALMVEVLYQASGMRLPIVLNVVNRALASPLNVRGDHGDMYLGRDSGWIQIDAFNAQEAYDLVLCAFKIGEDHSVRLPVMVHQDGFITSHTAQNIYPLTDEAAYNFIGDFQPVDDLLDFSRPVTYGAQTEEDWHFEHKAKQHKALMDSRPVIDEVFAEFEKLSGRKYNRVETYMMEDADVVIVGLGSTVETAIVAAEELREEGVKAGVVGIRVFRPFPFDQVREALKGAKAIAVLDRSSPGGAMGAFFNEVSAALYSTDTRPLVTNYIYGLGGRDFSIDEAKRIFKEQQANADAGHITTDIQQFSGLRGPHLGYFQTQRG; from the coding sequence ATGGCAGAAAAATTTGATTTAAATGACAGAGAAGTCTGGGACGGTAACTATGCTGCTTCCCAGGCACTGAGACAGGCACAGATTGATGTTGTTGCGGCGTATCCTATTACGCCTTCAACCCCTATTGTTGAAAATTATGGAGCCTATGTAGCGAACGGATATGTTGACGGTGAATATGTAATGGTCGAGTCTGAACATGCAGCTATGTCCGGATGTGTAGGTGCTTCTGCAGCAGGCGGACGTGTCGCTACGGCTACTTCTTCTCAGGGATTCGCCCTTATGGTCGAGGTACTATACCAGGCATCCGGCATGAGACTCCCTATCGTACTAAACGTGGTAAACAGAGCATTGGCTTCGCCGTTGAATGTACGTGGTGACCATGGCGACATGTATCTTGGTAGAGATTCCGGTTGGATCCAGATAGATGCATTCAATGCACAGGAAGCTTATGACTTGGTATTATGTGCATTTAAGATTGGTGAGGACCACTCGGTAAGACTGCCGGTCATGGTACATCAGGACGGATTCATCACTTCGCATACGGCTCAGAATATCTATCCGTTGACAGATGAGGCGGCATATAACTTCATCGGTGATTTTCAGCCGGTTGATGATCTTCTTGATTTCTCCAGACCTGTGACGTACGGTGCACAGACGGAAGAAGACTGGCACTTTGAGCATAAAGCGAAGCAGCATAAAGCGCTGATGGATTCACGCCCGGTTATCGATGAGGTTTTTGCCGAATTTGAGAAACTCAGCGGAAGAAAATACAACAGGGTTGAAACCTATATGATGGAAGATGCCGATGTTGTTATCGTGGGACTAGGTAGTACGGTTGAGACGGCAATTGTGGCAGCGGAAGAGTTGAGAGAAGAAGGTGTCAAAGCGGGTGTAGTTGGGATCAGAGTATTCAGACCGTTCCCGTTCGATCAGGTAAGAGAAGCACTTAAAGGTGCCAAGGCGATCGCCGTTCTGGACAGGTCAAGCCCAGGCGGTGCGATGGGGGCCTTCTTCAACGAAGTGTCCGCAGCACTCTATTCAACAGATACGAGACCGCTTGTAACGAACTATATCTACGGTCTTGGCGGACGTGATTTTTCCATCGATGAAGCAAAAAGAATATTTAAAGAGCAGCAGGCAAATGCAGATGCTGGACATATTACAACAGATATCCAACAGTTCTCAGGACTTAGAGGTCCACACCTTGGATACTTCCAAACACAAAGAGGTTAA